A section of the Leminorella richardii genome encodes:
- a CDS encoding DUF4156 domain-containing protein, with amino-acid sequence MRIQWLLGGVAALLLAGCSSSSNTLSGAGQQVRVVEEQPGAECQLLGNAEGRQSNWMSGINSDYESFKSAVNDLRNKAALAGGNVVYGVVSEKQNILSDLAPMDTKVVGQVYKCPN; translated from the coding sequence ATGCGGATTCAATGGTTATTAGGCGGCGTTGCCGCACTGCTTTTAGCGGGTTGCAGCAGCAGCTCTAACACCCTAAGCGGCGCAGGCCAGCAGGTGCGGGTTGTCGAAGAGCAGCCGGGAGCCGAATGTCAGCTGCTGGGCAACGCAGAAGGCCGTCAAAGCAACTGGATGTCTGGCATTAATAGCGACTACGAGTCGTTTAAAAGCGCGGTCAACGATCTGCGTAACAAGGCCGCATTAGCAGGCGGCAACGTGGTTTATGGCGTTGTGAGTGAAAAGCAAAACATCCTGTCAGATCTTGCGCCGATGGACACCAAAGTGGTTGGTCAGGTTTACAAGTGCCCTAACTGA
- a CDS encoding EntS/YbdA MFS transporter: MQKKKLLSACIAIALSGAAWATDSVEEARQESNIGCPADAEKLSAEARKKLPAECQGSETELWIAAGATSLVAAFAISELSDGSDSHDVVVPSENGGDGTPTPSSKVTFSNGVTLDKTAKTLTIRDTVFTYSKNADGTYTLTSADKRTAVVNRWQVNEADNSVVIEGTSANGAVWRYDDKGKLIIIGDNTTVKTGDITVDGKGSTGTEIAGNGAVVSQDGTLDVSGGGHGIDITGDSAKVDNKGDMTVKDADSIGIQIDGDKGVVNNDGDSTITNGGTGTQINGNEATVNNNGSTKVDGKDSTGTEIAGNSAVVNQDGTLDVSGGGHGIDITGDSAKVDNKGDMTVKDADSIGIQIDGDKAVVNNDGDSTITNGGTGTQINGNEATVNNNGSTKVDGKDSTGTEIAGDKAVINNSGDSTITNGGTGTSIAGNDATANNTGKTTVDGQGSTGTEIAGNSAVVHQDGTLDVSGGGHGIDITGDSAKVDNKGDMTVKDADSIGIQIDGDKAVVNNDGDSTITNGGTGTQINGGEATVNNNGSTKVDGKDSTGTEIAGDKAVINNSGDSTITNGGTGTSIAGNDATANNTGKTTVDGQGSTGTEIAGNSAVVHQDGTLDVSGGGHGIDITGDSAKVDNKGDMTVKDADSIGIQIDGDKAVVNNDGDSTITNGGTGTQINGNEATVNNNGSTKVDGKDSTGTEIAGDKAVINNSGDSTITNGGTGTSIAGNDATANNTGKTTVDGQGSTGTEIAGNSAVVHQDGTLDVSGGGHGIDITGDSAKVDNKGDMTVKDADSIGIQIDGDKAVVNNDGDSTITNGGTGTQINGGEATVNNNGSAKVDGKDSTGTEIAGDKAVINNSGDSTITNGGTGTSIAGNDATANNTGKTTVDGQGSTGTEIAGNSAVVHQDGTLDVSGGGHGIDITGDSAKVDNKGDMTVKDADSIGIQIDGDKAVVNNDGDSTITNGGTGTQINGNEATVNNNGSTKVDGKDSTGTEIAGDKAVINNSGDSTITNGGTGTQIDGNEATVNNNGKTTVDGKDSTGTEIAGNNGTVNLEGGLIVTGGAFGVEITGDSNTVNNKGDMSVSDAGSIGVLVNGDKATVSNTGDVSVSNEATGFSITTNDGNISLAGSMQVGDFSTGVDLNGNNNSMTLAAKDLTVTGQKATGVNVSGDANTVNITGNVLVDKDQTAANALEYFYDPSVGINVNGNSNSVTLDGKLTVVADSELTARKYANIDGSQENIFGLVVSGNDNIVNLNGGVQLLGESGKLTDGSTVASERKGYGNTPVITVDGKSSVYLNGDSSISGDLPLGYAGMIQLRNDAMLEIGTGATINMQDITTYDHYSTPETQMINAESGAQVVNKGDVNIRNIGFASISGENSTGSNSGNISLSQFVYGILENGGAGYFTTQGGGAVNTGTITAKVMEQESVINLGASFGLKEPHAFYSDAFSMMGLEAFDRGYVLNESSGKIEMYGRGNVGMLAISESTAENAGQITLDSLWVDANDTTTLRSNIGNGARSYGVGMAVGTDTTSGPKKNATAINRLGGVITIYNAGIGMAAYGDTNTVINRGTINLEKNGNYDGSLGANSLIGMAAYEKGTAINDRTGVININADSGQAFYSDGSGIILNYGTICVNSNCLTGNDYNDTDPYAPVIYSGGDVITAQGETKSLNKKSTVNGEKEGQTVNSGTISGADITISNGELVNTSTGTVNNAIIINSGALNNAGSVAKITQNAGSVDNTGKVNSRMFQTGGTFNNQQNGIVANGAQVSKNAIVNNTGTWYLGASSSSDSNNASMMEIFHTAVFNNSGDFILNNSRNAIHLFQSGTFYNTGKMLISGANYSGNAINYWYADNNGRFINGGTADVTANALAVSGNDASANKAYFWNQNGGVVNFDKNNGVVVKFTHSNYVAQNDGTMNISGNNAIAMRGNKNAQLVNNGTINLGTQGTTNTGMIGMQLDSGATADAVIENNGAINIYANNSFAFSMLGSAGHLVNNGTVTIADGVTGSGLIKQGDSINVEGVNGNNGNNSEVHYANYTLPDVPSSSVSAIADNTSNSGSQNKLNGYVVGTSSDGSAGKLKVNNASLKGVSVNTGFTAGTSSTTVTFDNVVQGNNLTDAETITSTSVVWNAQGSTNASGNVDVTMTKNAYTNLVTDSSVNSVAKALDASYTNNSLFSSLNVRTTAELNNALKQVSGSQATTAFREARVLSNRFEMLADAAQQVGNGMSFNVVAKGDPRAELGNDTQYDMLALGKTLDLTERQTLSMVYGIARLDGNGSDKAGDNGLTGGYSQFFGLKHQVAFGDGLSWNNALRYDVHNLDSSRAISWNGVSETADTSVKQQYLEFRSEGAKTFELQEGLNVTPYAGVKLRHTLESGYQERNAGNFNLNMSSGSETAVDSIVGLKLDYVGKNGWGASAMLEGGPNLSYVKSQRSATLAGAGSQRFNVDDDQQGGGVNSLATVGVKYSSKNSALQLDAYQWKEDSLSDKGFMLNFKKAF, translated from the coding sequence ATGCAAAAGAAAAAACTTCTTTCCGCCTGTATAGCGATAGCTCTGAGTGGAGCGGCATGGGCGACAGACAGCGTCGAGGAAGCGCGTCAGGAGTCAAATATAGGCTGCCCCGCTGATGCCGAAAAATTGAGTGCCGAGGCTCGGAAAAAGCTGCCGGCCGAGTGTCAAGGCAGTGAGACCGAGCTGTGGATCGCTGCAGGTGCAACCTCACTGGTCGCGGCTTTTGCCATCAGTGAGTTGTCGGATGGCAGTGACTCTCATGATGTTGTGGTGCCGTCGGAGAATGGTGGAGATGGTACTCCAACTCCTTCATCTAAAGTGACCTTCAGCAACGGTGTAACGTTGGATAAAACGGCAAAAACGCTGACGATTCGCGATACTGTTTTTACTTATAGTAAAAATGCGGATGGCACCTATACGTTAACGTCAGCCGATAAGCGTACAGCAGTTGTTAATAGATGGCAGGTGAATGAAGCGGACAATTCCGTGGTGATTGAGGGAACCAGCGCGAACGGTGCCGTATGGCGGTATGATGATAAAGGTAAACTGATTATCATCGGTGACAATACCACTGTAAAAACAGGTGATATCACCGTTGACGGCAAAGGCTCCACCGGCACAGAAATCGCGGGTAACGGCGCGGTGGTTAGTCAGGACGGCACGCTGGACGTCAGCGGCGGCGGTCACGGTATCGACATCACCGGCGACAGCGCCAAAGTGGACAACAAGGGCGACATGACCGTTAAGGACGCCGACTCCATCGGTATCCAGATCGACGGTGACAAGGGCGTTGTCAATAACGATGGCGACAGCACCATTACCAACGGCGGCACCGGCACGCAGATCAACGGCAATGAGGCCACCGTGAACAATAACGGTAGCACCAAGGTGGACGGCAAAGACTCCACCGGTACTGAGATCGCAGGCAACAGTGCCGTCGTGAATCAGGACGGCACGCTGGACGTCAGCGGCGGCGGTCACGGTATCGACATCACCGGCGACAGTGCCAAAGTGGACAACAAGGGCGACATGACCGTTAAGGACGCCGACTCCATCGGTATCCAGATCGACGGTGACAAGGCCGTTGTCAATAACGACGGCGACAGCACCATTACCAACGGCGGCACCGGCACGCAGATCAACGGCAATGAGGCCACCGTGAACAATAACGGTAGCACCAAGGTGGACGGCAAAGACTCCACCGGTACCGAGATTGCGGGCGATAAGGCTGTTATCAACAACAGCGGCGACAGCACTATCACCAACGGAGGCACCGGCACCAGCATCGCGGGGAACGACGCGACTGCCAACAATACGGGCAAAACCACCGTTGACGGTCAGGGCTCTACCGGCACCGAGATCGCAGGCAACAGTGCCGTCGTGCATCAGGACGGTACGCTGGACGTCAGCGGCGGCGGTCACGGTATCGACATCACCGGCGACAGCGCCAAAGTGGACAACAAGGGCGACATGACCGTTAAGGACGCCGACTCCATCGGTATCCAGATCGACGGTGACAAGGCCGTTGTCAATAACGATGGCGACAGCACCATCACCAACGGCGGCACCGGCACGCAGATCAACGGTGGCGAAGCCACCGTGAACAATAACGGTAGCACCAAGGTAGACGGCAAAGACTCCACCGGCACCGAGATTGCGGGCGATAAGGCTGTCATCAACAACAGCGGCGACAGCACTATCACCAACGGCGGCACCGGCACCAGCATCGCGGGGAACGACGCGACTGCCAACAATACGGGCAAAACCACCGTTGACGGTCAGGGCTCTACCGGCACCGAGATCGCAGGCAACAGTGCCGTCGTGCATCAGGACGGTACGCTGGACGTCAGCGGCGGCGGTCACGGTATTGATATCACCGGCGACAGCGCCAAAGTGGACAACAAGGGCGACATGACCGTTAAGGACGCCGACTCCATCGGTATCCAGATCGACGGTGACAAGGCCGTTGTCAATAACGACGGCGACAGCACCATTACCAACGGCGGCACCGGCACGCAGATCAACGGCAATGAGGCCACCGTGAACAATAACGGTAGCACCAAGGTGGACGGCAAAGACTCCACCGGCACCGAGATTGCGGGCGATAAGGCTGTCATCAACAACAGCGGCGACAGCACTATCACCAACGGCGGCACCGGCACCAGCATCGCGGGGAACGACGCGACCGCCAACAATACGGGCAAAACCACCGTTGACGGTCAGGGCTCTACCGGCACCGAGATCGCAGGCAACAGTGCCGTCGTGCATCAGGACGGTACGCTGGACGTCAGCGGCGGTGGTCACGGTATCGACATCACCGGCGACAGCGCCAAAGTGGACAACAAGGGCGACATGACCGTTAAGGATGCCGATTCCATTGGTATCCAGATCGACGGTGACAAGGCCGTTGTCAATAACGACGGCGACAGCACCATTACCAACGGCGGCACCGGCACGCAGATCAACGGTGGCGAAGCCACGGTGAACAATAACGGTAGCGCCAAGGTAGACGGCAAAGACTCCACCGGTACCGAGATTGCGGGTGATAAGGCTGTCATCAACAACAGCGGCGACAGCACTATCACCAACGGCGGCACCGGCACCAGCATCGCGGGGAACGACGCGACCGCCAACAATACGGGCAAAACCACCGTTGACGGTCAGGGCTCTACCGGCACCGAGATCGCAGGCAACAGTGCCGTCGTGCATCAGGACGGTACGCTGGACGTCAGCGGCGGTGGTCACGGTATCGACATCACCGGCGACAGCGCCAAAGTGGACAACAAGGGCGACATGACCGTTAAGGACGCCGACTCCATCGGTATCCAGATCGACGGTGACAAGGCCGTTGTCAATAACGACGGCGACAGCACCATTACCAACGGCGGCACCGGCACGCAGATCAACGGCAATGAGGCCACCGTGAACAATAACGGTAGCACCAAGGTAGACGGCAAAGACTCCACCGGTACTGAGATTGCGGGCGATAAGGCTGTCATCAACAACAGCGGCGACAGCACTATCACCAACGGCGGCACCGGCACGCAGATCGACGGTAACGAAGCCACCGTTAACAATAATGGCAAAACCACGGTAGACGGCAAAGACTCCACCGGTACTGAAATTGCGGGTAATAACGGTACTGTAAATCTGGAGGGTGGGCTGATTGTTACCGGTGGCGCGTTTGGCGTTGAGATTACTGGTGACAGTAATACGGTGAACAACAAAGGGGATATGAGTGTTTCCGATGCGGGCTCAATTGGTGTTCTCGTCAACGGTGATAAAGCAACCGTATCCAATACGGGTGATGTTAGCGTTAGCAATGAAGCAACCGGGTTCAGCATCACAACTAACGACGGAAACATATCGCTGGCAGGCAGTATGCAGGTTGGCGATTTCTCGACCGGGGTAGATCTCAACGGCAACAACAACAGCATGACGCTGGCGGCTAAAGATCTGACAGTCACTGGGCAGAAAGCGACAGGGGTAAACGTTTCTGGTGATGCCAACACAGTGAATATCACGGGTAACGTTCTGGTCGATAAGGATCAAACGGCGGCAAACGCTCTGGAATATTTCTACGATCCGTCCGTTGGCATAAACGTTAATGGTAATAGCAATAGCGTGACCCTGGACGGCAAGTTAACCGTTGTGGCTGACAGTGAACTGACCGCTCGCAAATATGCCAACATCGATGGCAGTCAGGAGAATATTTTCGGTCTGGTGGTATCTGGTAACGACAATATTGTTAATCTGAATGGCGGTGTTCAACTGTTGGGCGAGTCGGGTAAGCTAACCGACGGCTCTACAGTGGCATCTGAGCGCAAGGGCTATGGTAATACGCCGGTTATTACGGTAGATGGCAAGTCATCTGTTTACCTGAATGGAGATTCCTCCATCAGTGGTGATTTGCCGTTAGGCTATGCAGGAATGATCCAATTACGTAATGACGCCATGCTCGAAATTGGAACTGGCGCCACGATTAATATGCAGGATATTACTACTTACGATCACTATTCTACGCCTGAAACTCAAATGATTAATGCAGAGTCTGGTGCTCAGGTCGTCAATAAAGGTGATGTTAATATCCGAAATATCGGCTTTGCCTCTATTTCAGGAGAGAATTCAACCGGAAGCAATAGCGGCAATATCTCACTTTCTCAGTTTGTTTATGGCATTTTGGAGAATGGCGGAGCCGGCTATTTTACTACTCAGGGGGGTGGGGCAGTTAATACGGGTACCATTACTGCAAAAGTCATGGAACAGGAGAGCGTAATTAATCTTGGTGCCTCATTTGGCCTTAAAGAGCCACATGCTTTCTATTCAGATGCGTTCAGTATGATGGGGCTTGAGGCCTTCGATCGTGGTTACGTTCTTAATGAGAGCAGCGGCAAGATCGAGATGTATGGTCGTGGCAATGTCGGTATGTTGGCCATTAGCGAAAGCACTGCAGAAAACGCAGGGCAGATTACACTGGATTCACTCTGGGTTGATGCAAACGACACTACCACTTTGCGCAGCAATATCGGTAATGGCGCCAGAAGTTACGGTGTGGGTATGGCAGTGGGGACAGATACCACTAGCGGGCCGAAAAAGAATGCCACAGCTATTAACCGATTGGGTGGTGTTATCACTATTTATAACGCCGGGATTGGTATGGCAGCCTACGGAGATACAAATACCGTTATTAACCGGGGTACGATCAATCTGGAGAAAAACGGTAATTACGATGGTAGCCTGGGCGCGAATTCTCTTATCGGTATGGCGGCCTATGAAAAAGGTACTGCTATTAACGATCGGACGGGCGTAATTAATATTAACGCTGATAGCGGACAGGCATTCTATAGCGATGGTTCAGGTATCATTCTTAACTATGGCACTATTTGCGTTAACAGTAATTGCCTGACGGGTAATGACTATAATGATACCGATCCCTACGCTCCAGTGATTTACTCCGGTGGTGATGTAATAACAGCGCAGGGTGAAACAAAGTCCCTCAATAAAAAATCTACAGTTAATGGCGAAAAAGAAGGTCAGACCGTTAACAGTGGAACGATCTCCGGCGCTGATATTACGATAAGCAACGGTGAGTTAGTGAATACGTCGACGGGGACTGTCAATAACGCAATTATTATCAACAGCGGGGCTTTAAATAACGCAGGTTCAGTGGCGAAGATAACCCAAAACGCAGGCAGTGTTGATAACACCGGTAAGGTTAATTCGCGCATGTTCCAGACGGGAGGAACGTTTAATAACCAGCAAAATGGGATCGTGGCAAACGGTGCTCAGGTGAGTAAAAACGCGATAGTCAATAACACCGGTACCTGGTATCTCGGGGCCAGCAGTAGTAGTGATAGTAATAATGCCAGCATGATGGAAATTTTTCATACAGCGGTGTTTAACAATAGCGGCGATTTTATTTTGAATAACAGCAGGAATGCTATTCATCTATTTCAGTCGGGGACGTTCTACAACACCGGGAAGATGTTAATTTCTGGCGCAAACTATAGTGGTAACGCAATAAACTACTGGTATGCGGATAACAATGGTCGCTTTATTAACGGCGGTACTGCTGATGTTACGGCAAACGCGCTGGCGGTCAGTGGTAATGATGCCAGCGCCAACAAGGCATATTTCTGGAATCAGAATGGTGGTGTAGTCAATTTTGATAAAAACAATGGTGTTGTAGTGAAATTCACTCACAGCAACTACGTTGCACAGAATGATGGCACCATGAATATTAGCGGCAATAACGCTATTGCGATGAGAGGCAATAAAAACGCACAACTGGTCAACAACGGCACTATCAACCTCGGAACGCAGGGCACGACCAATACCGGTATGATCGGGATGCAACTGGACAGCGGCGCGACGGCTGATGCGGTAATTGAGAACAATGGCGCTATCAACATTTACGCCAACAACTCCTTTGCATTTAGTATGTTAGGTTCTGCAGGCCATCTCGTAAACAACGGTACAGTAACTATTGCCGATGGGGTGACGGGGTCAGGGCTTATCAAGCAAGGTGACAGCATTAATGTTGAAGGCGTGAACGGCAATAACGGTAACAATAGTGAAGTTCATTATGCTAATTACACTTTGCCTGACGTTCCCAGTTCATCAGTCTCTGCCATTGCCGATAACACATCTAATAGTGGAAGCCAGAATAAACTTAATGGCTATGTTGTAGGAACCAGTTCTGACGGCAGTGCAGGTAAGCTGAAAGTGAACAACGCGAGCCTGAAAGGGGTTTCTGTTAACACTGGATTTACGGCTGGAACCAGCTCCACAACTGTTACCTTCGACAACGTAGTTCAGGGTAATAACCTGACGGATGCAGAAACCATTACATCAACCTCCGTGGTATGGAACGCTCAAGGCAGTACTAACGCCAGCGGCAACGTTGATGTCACCATGACCAAAAATGCCTACACGAACTTGGTAACAGATAGTTCCGTTAACAGCGTCGCGAAGGCGCTGGATGCGAGCTATACCAACAATAGCCTATTCTCCAGTTTGAACGTTCGCACTACGGCAGAATTGAACAATGCCTTGAAACAGGTCAGTGGCAGCCAAGCGACGACCGCGTTCCGCGAGGCGCGCGTGTTGAGTAATCGTTTCGAAATGCTGGCGGACGCCGCGCAGCAGGTAGGAAACGGCATGTCGTTTAACGTCGTGGCGAAAGGCGATCCGCGTGCAGAACTGGGCAACGACACACAGTACGACATGCTGGCGCTGGGTAAAACGCTGGATCTGACAGAGCGTCAAACGCTGAGCATGGTGTATGGTATCGCGCGTCTGGACGGCAATGGCTCAGATAAAGCGGGTGATAATGGCTTGACTGGTGGTTACAGTCAGTTCTTCGGTCTGAAGCACCAAGTGGCGTTTGGCGATGGCCTGAGTTGGAACAACGCGCTGCGTTATGACGTGCATAATCTTGACAGCAGCCGCGCTATTTCCTGGAACGGCGTGAGCGAAACGGCAGATACTAGCGTGAAGCAGCAGTATCTGGAGTTCCGCAGCGAAGGGGCTAAAACCTTTGAACTGCAAGAAGGGCTAAACGTAACGCCTTATGCTGGCGTGAAGCTGCGTCACACTCTGGAAAGCGGCTATCAGGAACGCAACGCGGGTAATTTTAACCTGAATATGAGCAGCGGCAGTGAAACGGCGGTAGACAGCATTGTCGGCCTGAAGCTGGACTATGTAGGTAAAAACGGCTGGGGCGCGAGCGCAATGCTGGAAGGCGGGCCGAACCTGAGCTACGTGAAGAGCCAGCGTTCTGCGACGCTTGCCGGTGCGGGCAGTCAGCGCTTCAATGTTGATGACGATCAACAGGGCGGCGGCGTTAACAGCCTTGCTACAGTGGGCGTGAAGTACAGCAGCAAAAACAGCGCGCTGCAGCTAGATGCCTATCAGTGGAAAGAGGACAGTCTGAGCGATAAAGGCTTTATGCTGAACTTTAAAAAGGCGTTTTAA
- a CDS encoding FaeA/PapI family transcriptional regulator: MKNNDESVQKVTKGAAITQEIVDALAQKCAEKYAAVKDEVSISDNMSDETLRKIAPTTNDIAESCIINVYQARYYLLKLMEEGLVLKTGVKKGYPLHWWLLGSEKQN; encoded by the coding sequence ATGAAAAATAACGATGAGTCAGTGCAAAAAGTGACAAAAGGCGCTGCGATCACGCAGGAAATAGTGGACGCTCTGGCGCAAAAATGTGCTGAAAAATATGCTGCAGTAAAGGATGAAGTTTCGATTAGCGATAATATGAGTGATGAAACGCTTCGCAAAATTGCTCCTACGACAAACGATATTGCAGAAAGCTGCATTATTAACGTCTATCAGGCTCGCTACTATCTATTGAAACTTATGGAAGAAGGGCTGGTGTTGAAAACCGGCGTCAAAAAGGGATATCCTCTGCACTGGTGGCTGTTGGGCTCGGAAAAGCAGAACTAG
- a CDS encoding D-2-hydroxyacid dehydrogenase family protein, which produces MNLKCVILDDYQNVALTIADWSAVQERVDVFSLTEHIDDEALLAEKIGDCDIIVIMRERTPFTASLFARLPKLKLLITSGMRNASIDLKAAAERGVTVCGTASGSEPPMELTWALILGLARHVVPENNAFRQGGPWQSSVGMTLNGKRLGLLGLGKIGGRMAQIASAFGMKVTAWSPNLTAERAQECGAELAASKEALLRDSDIVSIHLVLGERSRGLIGRDDIGVMKPGALLINTSRAAIVDGEALIDALQQGRIAGAGLDVFDIEPLPLNHPLRTLPNVLATPHLGYVADSNYQGYFKGAVEDIQAFLAGSPIRTLK; this is translated from the coding sequence ATGAACTTAAAGTGCGTAATTCTTGATGACTATCAGAACGTGGCGTTGACGATAGCTGATTGGTCAGCTGTACAGGAGCGTGTGGACGTTTTTTCTTTAACCGAGCATATTGACGATGAAGCACTGCTCGCGGAAAAGATCGGTGATTGCGATATTATTGTGATCATGCGTGAACGAACGCCTTTTACCGCCTCGCTGTTTGCCCGCCTGCCGAAGCTTAAACTGCTGATCACCTCGGGGATGCGGAACGCCTCTATCGATCTAAAGGCTGCCGCTGAGCGGGGTGTAACGGTGTGCGGAACGGCGAGCGGCTCTGAACCGCCGATGGAGCTGACTTGGGCGCTGATTTTAGGGCTGGCGCGCCACGTAGTGCCGGAAAACAATGCGTTTCGCCAAGGCGGGCCGTGGCAGAGCTCTGTAGGTATGACGCTGAACGGCAAGCGCCTTGGCCTGCTGGGGCTGGGGAAAATCGGCGGGCGTATGGCGCAGATCGCCAGCGCGTTCGGCATGAAAGTCACGGCATGGAGCCCTAACCTGACGGCAGAACGCGCGCAGGAGTGTGGCGCAGAACTGGCGGCGTCAAAAGAGGCACTGCTGAGGGATAGCGATATTGTTTCTATCCATCTGGTGTTGGGTGAGCGTAGTCGGGGTTTGATAGGTCGCGATGACATTGGTGTGATGAAGCCAGGGGCACTGCTGATCAATACGTCTCGAGCGGCGATTGTTGACGGTGAGGCGCTGATTGACGCGCTGCAACAGGGGCGTATCGCTGGTGCCGGGCTGGACGTGTTTGACATAGAGCCGCTGCCGCTGAACCATCCTCTGAGAACGTTGCCTAACGTGTTGGCTACGCCTCACCTTGGCTATGTTGCCGACAGCAACTATCAAGGGTATTTTAAGGGTGCTGTTGAAGACATTCAGGCTTTTTTAGCCGGGAGTCCGATACGTACGCTGAAGTAG
- a CDS encoding FAD-binding protein has translation MERYDVAIIGLGPAGATLARLLDKKLRVIALDKKRESGDDGFKKPCGGLLAPDAQRAFIRFGLNLPTSVIANPQIFSVKTLDTQTGISRNYQRSYININRHAFDLWMKSLVPNHVDVHHDTLCKRIEQTDDGYCITFTEGGKEKRIFTRYLVGADGANSMVRRFLYPNHEIRRYQAIQQWFEDRHPVPFYSCLFDNEVTDCYSWSISKDGHFIFGGAFPMKEGKARYDLLKERLVPHGFTFGDALKSEKCTVLCPSRWQDFVCGQNNAFLIGEAAGFISASSLEGISYALDSAELLSQILNRGGTSLNQAYFKSTFRLRVKLLSKIVKARILTTPWLRKLIMKSGISHIKQTSQMSVR, from the coding sequence ATGGAACGTTATGACGTAGCCATTATTGGCTTAGGCCCGGCTGGCGCCACGCTGGCTCGGCTGTTGGACAAGAAACTGCGCGTAATTGCACTAGATAAAAAGCGCGAAAGCGGCGATGACGGTTTTAAAAAGCCCTGCGGTGGGCTGCTGGCGCCGGACGCCCAGCGGGCGTTTATTCGATTCGGGCTCAATCTGCCAACCAGCGTGATAGCAAACCCTCAGATTTTTAGCGTTAAAACGCTAGATACCCAAACCGGCATTAGCCGTAACTACCAGCGCAGCTATATCAACATCAATCGCCACGCTTTTGACCTGTGGATGAAGTCTCTGGTGCCAAATCACGTTGACGTGCATCACGATACGCTGTGTAAACGCATAGAACAGACCGACGACGGCTACTGCATCACTTTCACGGAGGGGGGTAAAGAAAAGCGCATCTTTACGCGATATTTGGTCGGTGCTGACGGTGCTAACTCTATGGTTAGGCGCTTCCTTTATCCCAATCATGAAATTCGGCGCTATCAGGCTATTCAGCAGTGGTTTGAAGACCGCCACCCCGTGCCGTTTTACTCCTGCCTGTTTGATAACGAAGTCACCGACTGCTATTCCTGGAGCATCAGCAAAGACGGTCACTTTATTTTTGGCGGCGCGTTTCCGATGAAGGAAGGGAAAGCGCGCTATGACCTGTTGAAAGAGCGGCTGGTGCCGCACGGCTTTACTTTTGGTGACGCGCTAAAAAGCGAGAAGTGTACGGTGCTTTGCCCGTCCAGATGGCAGGACTTTGTTTGCGGTCAAAATAACGCGTTCCTGATTGGTGAAGCGGCGGGCTTTATCAGTGCCAGCTCTCTGGAAGGGATCAGCTACGCACTGGACAGCGCCGAGCTGCTGAGTCAGATTCTTAACCGGGGGGGAACATCTCTGAATCAGGCCTATTTTAAAAGCACTTTCCGGCTGCGCGTGAAGCTCCTGAGCAAGATCGTGAAGGCTCGTATACTCACGACGCCGTGGCTGCGAAAGCTAATCATGAAAAGCGGTATTAGTCATATTAAACAAACATCCCAAATGAGCGTCAGGTAA
- the kdgR gene encoding DNA-binding transcriptional regulator KdgR codes for MAAEDLDKQPDSVSSVLKVFGILNALGDERDIGISELAQRVMMSKSTVYRFLQTMKTLGYVSQEEDTEKYSLTVKLFELGAKALQNVDVIRYANGPMRELSRQTKEAIHLGALDDDAIIYIHKIDSQYNLRMYSRIGRRNPIHSTAIGKVLMAWCDPGLREETLAKITFSPGTGNAVQRREDFLPLLEQVKQQGYAEDAEEQEEGVRCIAVPVFDRLGTVSVGLSLSLPTLRFSEEGRPQLVALLHAAARDISSQMGYHDYPY; via the coding sequence ATGGCGGCAGAGGATTTAGATAAACAGCCGGATTCCGTCTCTTCCGTTCTGAAAGTATTTGGTATTTTGAACGCGCTGGGTGACGAGCGAGATATCGGTATTTCTGAGCTGGCTCAGCGGGTTATGATGTCGAAAAGCACTGTGTATCGTTTCCTACAAACGATGAAAACGCTGGGCTATGTCAGTCAGGAAGAAGACACCGAGAAGTACTCGCTGACGGTCAAGCTGTTCGAGCTTGGTGCAAAGGCGCTGCAAAACGTCGACGTTATCCGCTATGCCAACGGCCCGATGCGCGAGCTGTCGCGCCAAACTAAAGAGGCGATTCACCTCGGGGCGCTGGACGACGACGCGATCATTTATATCCACAAGATTGATTCCCAGTACAACCTGCGCATGTACTCCCGCATTGGTCGACGCAATCCGATCCATTCGACAGCTATCGGCAAGGTGCTGATGGCCTGGTGCGATCCGGGACTGCGTGAAGAGACGTTGGCAAAAATCACCTTTAGCCCGGGAACCGGCAATGCCGTTCAGCGTCGGGAGGACTTTCTTCCCCTGTTGGAGCAGGTGAAGCAGCAGGGCTATGCAGAAGATGCTGAAGAGCAAGAAGAGGGCGTGCGGTGTATTGCCGTACCGGTATTCGACCGCCTCGGTACAGTGAGTGTAGGCTTAAGCCTTTCTTTACCTACTCTTCGCTTTAGCGAAGAGGGTCGGCCTCAGCTGGTTGCTTTGCTGCACGCCGCTGCACGCGATATCTCGAGCCAAATGGGCTATCACGACTACCCCTACTAG